One genomic region from Blastococcus sp. Marseille-P5729 encodes:
- the thiE gene encoding thiamine phosphate synthase, translated as MSRPSIDLSLYLVTDTVMSAGRGVAQTVRAAVDGGVTVVQLRDHHATDAEFVALGREVAQVLRGTGVPLLVDDRVHLVRAIGADGAHVGQGDLPVGEARAELGPDALLGLSASTEEQVRAAAHLPPGSVDYLGIGPVWATATKADHGPTLGPEGLRELVGMATLPAVAIGGIDASRVPELVGCGADGIAVVSAICAASDPGQAACQLGAAWQAIQ; from the coding sequence ATGAGCCGCCCGTCGATCGACCTGTCGCTCTATCTCGTCACCGACACCGTCATGTCCGCCGGCCGCGGTGTGGCGCAGACCGTCCGCGCCGCGGTGGACGGTGGCGTGACCGTCGTCCAGCTGCGCGACCACCACGCCACCGACGCCGAGTTCGTCGCGCTCGGGCGAGAGGTCGCTCAGGTGCTGCGCGGCACCGGCGTCCCACTGCTGGTCGACGACCGCGTGCACCTCGTGAGAGCCATTGGCGCGGATGGCGCGCACGTCGGTCAGGGTGATCTGCCGGTCGGTGAGGCCCGCGCCGAGCTCGGCCCCGACGCACTGCTCGGTCTGTCCGCCAGCACCGAGGAGCAGGTGCGCGCGGCGGCTCACCTCCCGCCGGGCAGCGTCGACTATCTCGGCATCGGGCCGGTCTGGGCCACCGCGACCAAGGCCGATCACGGCCCTACCCTCGGCCCGGAAGGTCTGCGCGAGCTGGTCGGCATGGCGACGCTTCCGGCCGTCGCGATCGGCGGCATCGACGCCTCTCGCGTCCCGGAGCTTGTCGGATGTGGGGCTGACGGGATCGCCGTGGTGAGTGCGATCTGCGCCGCGAGCGACCCGGGGCAGGCCGCTTGCCAGCTCGGCGCCGCGTGGCAGGCGATCCAGTGA
- the thiM gene encoding hydroxyethylthiazole kinase yields the protein MSGTSPSVAPALEAAHLGTCWDAVRDTGPLVQCITNIVVAPLTANVLLASGAVPAMVDNPREAGDFAAASGGLLINMGTPYAETADAMRAAVAGAATAGTPWVLDPIGAGALPWREGVAHELIDAAVPAIIRGNASEIIGLAGLGGGGKGPEAAHATEDAQAASRTLVERFGTVVAVSGPVDWLIDGERVVRVPHGHEWMTKVTGVGCALGALMAACAAVCDDRLVAAATATTALTLAAETAASASRGPGSFAVALLDELYLLDGDALTDRVALR from the coding sequence TTGTCCGGCACATCTCCATCCGTCGCACCCGCCCTCGAGGCTGCGCATCTCGGCACCTGCTGGGACGCCGTCCGGGACACCGGGCCGCTCGTTCAGTGCATCACCAACATCGTCGTGGCACCGTTGACCGCGAACGTGCTGCTCGCCTCCGGCGCGGTGCCCGCCATGGTCGACAACCCACGCGAGGCCGGCGACTTTGCCGCCGCCAGCGGTGGGTTGCTGATCAACATGGGCACGCCGTACGCCGAGACCGCGGACGCGATGCGTGCCGCCGTCGCCGGCGCTGCCACCGCGGGGACGCCGTGGGTGCTCGACCCCATCGGCGCCGGTGCGCTGCCCTGGCGCGAAGGCGTGGCCCACGAGCTCATCGATGCGGCCGTGCCGGCGATCATCCGCGGCAACGCCTCGGAGATCATCGGCCTTGCCGGGCTCGGCGGGGGCGGCAAGGGCCCCGAGGCGGCGCACGCCACCGAGGACGCCCAGGCGGCGTCTCGGACGCTCGTCGAGCGGTTCGGCACCGTGGTGGCGGTCAGCGGGCCGGTCGACTGGCTGATCGACGGAGAGCGGGTGGTCCGCGTCCCGCACGGGCACGAGTGGATGACCAAGGTGACCGGCGTCGGGTGCGCCCTCGGCGCCCTGATGGCAGCGTGTGCGGCGGTCTGTGACGACCGGCTGGTGGCTGCGGCCACCGCGACGACTGCGCTGACACTTGCCGCAGAGACCGCGGCGTCTGCGAGCCGTGGGCCGGGGAGCTTCGCCGTCGCCCTGCTCGACGAGCTGTACCTGCTCGACGGTGACGCGCTGACCGACCGGGTGGCGCTGCGATGA